CCAATACGTCAGTCAAAATTTGCCGCCATAAACTTGAACGGGCAAAGCCACCAGTGGCCCGAATCGCATGAACTGGTTCGGCAGCTGCCGTCAATTGTAGGACGGTATTCAGGTTCATCACGATACCCTCTAAGACCGCACGCGCAATATCGGCTTTGGTCGTGGTCGTGGTGACGCCCAGCAGTGAGCCGCGGGCATCCGCATTCCAGAGAGGCGCGCGTTCACCACTTAAGTAGGGGTGAAATAAGAGTCCGTGGGCACCGACGGGAACGGTTGCGGCAAGCGCTGTCAATTGGTCGTATGGATCTTGTTGATTCGCACGGGCGGTTTGGCTTTCAGTAGTGAAGAGCTCATCGCGGACCCACCGGAAGACTTGACCACCGTTATTGATCGGCCCACCAACAATCCAGTGGTGCGGCGCGACGTAGTAACAAAATAGTCGACCTTCAGGATCCAAGTATGGTTGTTTCGTCATCACCCGTACAGCACCGGAAGTGCCAATCGTAATGGCCGCAACTCCTGGTTCATCAGCCCCCACCCCCAAGTTTGAAAGGGCACCGTCACTTGCACCCATGATAATTTTCGTTGTGGGTGCGAGTCCCAGGGTTGATGCTGCGACTGGTGTCAGTCCATCGATCACGGCGTCGGTATCGACCAATGGTGGTAGCTGCGTGCGGGTGATGTGTGCATAGTCGAGCGCGACAGGTTCCCAATCGAAGTTATAAAGATTGAATAGGCCAGTGGCGTTGGCCATTGAATAATCCATTTGAAGTTGGCCCGTCATTTTGTAAATCAAGTATTCTTTAATTCCGACCACGTGACAGGTTTGTGCTAGTAATTCCGGTGAATGATGGGCAAGCCAGTGAAGCTTAACCAGGGGACTCATCGGGTGAATCGGCGTTCCCGTAAGGTGATATAGGCGATCGCCCAGGGGTTGACTTTTCAATTCAGCGGCGTCTTGTGCGGCCCGGTTATCTGCCCAAGTGATGACCCGGGTCAGCGGCTGTTTCTGACTGTCAAGTAGGATCAAACTGTGCATTGCGGATGAAAAGGCGATTCCTTCGATGTCTTCGGGATCAATGCCAGCACTTACTTGATGGATGGTCGCTTGGACTGCCTGCCAGATTTCTTGCGGGTCCTCTTCGGCCGTGGTCACGGTATCATGATAGAGTGGGTAGCCAACGTTGGCACTCGCAATTACGTGACCCTGGTGGTCGTACAAGACGGATTTGGTACTTGTCGTTCCTAAATCAGTTCCAATAAGGTAAGTCATGGTGCTTCGTTCCTCCTATTCGTGATCGACAGCGTGGCCACCAAACTCGTTACGTAGGGCGGCAACAACTTTACCAGTGAATGTGTCATCGGTTTCTGAACGGTAGCGCATCATCAAGGCCATCGCAATGACCGGGGTGGCGACTTGTTGGTCTAGGGCCGTGTCTAAGGTCCAGCGACCTTCACCGGATGAATGCATAACACCCTTGATGTCATCTAGATTACCATCCTTGCTGAATGCATCTTGAGCTAAGCCCATTAACCAGCTGCGAATGACTGAGCCGTTATTCCACATTTTGGCGACGGCCGCGTTGTCGTAAGTGAACTGACTATGCTGTAAAACGTCAAAGCCTTCACCTATTGCTGCCATCATACCATACTCAATTCCGTTGTGGACCATCTTCAGGTAATGACCACTGCCAACAGGGCCGGTGTACAAATACCCATCGGGAGCGGCAATCGCTTTAAATAGTGGTTCGACGACTTGGAAAGTGGCGGGGTCGCCACCAATCATAAAATTGCCGTCGTGGCGTGCACCAGCTTGACCGCCCGACGTCCCGACGTCTAAGAAGTTGATGTGGTGACTTGCCAGTAATTCGCCGTGGCGGATACTATCTTGATAGTGCGAATTACCGCCATCGAGGACGATGTCACCTGCACTTAAAGTCTGGGCTAACTGTTCGATAACGCTGTTGGTTGCCTTACCAGCGGGTACCATGATCCACACGATCCGTGGTGTTGGCAACTGGTCAAGCAAATTGGTGAGATCCGTGGCCGTCGCCAACCCGTGAGCACTGGCGGTACTAAGATTAGTGGGGTTAAGATCCATTCCCACTGGCGTGTGCCCGTTATCCTGCATGTTCAACGCTAAGTTCATTCCCATTTTACCTAAGCCAATCAATCCTAATTTCATGATGAAACCCCTCTTTTATATGAAAAATATTAAGTGCTTTTTGTATTCGCTTACATTGTAATAAAACTATTTACATAAATCAACCATATATTTGTAAATTATTTTCATTAGACTGAAAATAATGGCAACCAAGCCCGGTTTTACAGGCCTGATTGCCAAGAAAAAATTTGTTAAATTGCTGACCAAACGGCTGCGCCGATACTTGGGAAGAGGGTCACGAGTTGTTCACGTTGCGCCGGTGTCAATTGATATTGGATCGCTGGTAGCAACGTGTTAATGGTATTTTCGGCCTGTTCACCGAGTTCAGCTGCACCAATCAACCGGTGCTGGTCATCCGTCACGAGTAAGTTATGGCCGGTGACATCGCGCGTTGTCTGCCGGAACCAGTCATCCTTTAAATCATTGACGGTAACTTTGATATCATGAGTGTCACTGGTTGGAAGTGTACCAACTTGGGCCAATCGTGGGGACGTGAAGACGACCGATGGAATGGCCGGATACTTGATGGGGGCATTGGTGTCACCCATGAATAGGTGGGTCAGGTATTGCGACTCAAAGATAGCAGTGGGTGTTAATTTTGGTTGATCCTTGGCGAGAACGTCACCGGATGCGTAGATGCCAGCGACACTCGTTTGCAAGTGGTCATCGACGGTGATTCCCGCTGCTGTGTAGTCCACACCGATTTTTTCAAGTCCTAAGTTTGCGGTGTTTGGCTGGCGGCCCGTCGCATCTAAGATCCAGTCCGTTGTAACCTTGTCATCCGCACTGAGGACTTCGAAGTGGTCACCAGTCGACTTGATCGCAGTTGGCACCCATTCACGTTTTAGGACTAAACCTTGTTCCACGAGAATGGCCAATAATCGTTCAACGAATGGTTGGTGGAATTGACGAAGCGCTTGATCACCACGCATGAGTAGGGTGACCTGACTGCCGGCTGTTAGTGCCATGTTGGCGAATTCGAGTCCGATGTAGCCGGCACCAATCACGGTGATGTGGTGTGGCAAAGTGGTTAGATTCAAAAAGTCGTTACTGTCATGGGCGAGTTCGGTTCCGGGAATGTCCAAACGATGTGGATGCTGACCTGTTGCGATGACAATTTTATCGGCGGTGTACGTCTTGTCCGCCACCTGAATCGTATGGTCGTCGACGAACGTTCCGCGGCCATTGATGAGGGTCACGCCGGCACTAGTCATTAAGCCAGCAATCATATCTGGTAAGCCGGCGATGACGTCGCGTTCGTGGTCGAAGTTGGCTTGCCAATCAATCGTCGGTTCACCACGCAGACCGTATCCTTGGAAGTTAGCAACTTGATTTTTTAATGCTACCGGCTGGTCTAAGGTGATTTTAGCGTTGCAACCCCGATTAGGACAGGTACCACCAATCAAATCAGCTTCAATGACGGCTACTTTTTTGCCACGAGCCGCTAACGGAATGGCCCCGTCAAACGTTCCGTGACCGCTACCTAGATATACAACGTCAAATTTTTCTGACATATTAAAATCCTCCTCGTTCCCAAATCACAGTTATTTAAAAACAAATACATTGTACACAACTTAATTTAACATGCCAAATAAAACGCGGCCTTAATTTAAAAGTATGGCCCTGAAATCGATTGCAACTGGTCTGTCATGACTTTGTTAAGTGAATTTCCACCGAATCGGTGCAAGATAGTCGGTGGTACTGGATTTTTTGGTCAAATATCAGTAAAATATGTAAGGCTATGTTTTTTTACGGTGGGACGGTACCACCGTGCACGTTGAATATACAGGTTATGATGAAAGGAATTTTTAATGAATAAGACAGAATTAACCGCCGCGGTCAATACCCGGCGTACCTTTGCGATTATTTCTCACCCGGATGCCGGGAAAAC
This Lactiplantibacillus plantarum DNA region includes the following protein-coding sequences:
- a CDS encoding gluconokinase, which codes for MTYLIGTDLGTTSTKSVLYDHQGHVIASANVGYPLYHDTVTTAEEDPQEIWQAVQATIHQVSAGIDPEDIEGIAFSSAMHSLILLDSQKQPLTRVITWADNRAAQDAAELKSQPLGDRLYHLTGTPIHPMSPLVKLHWLAHHSPELLAQTCHVVGIKEYLIYKMTGQLQMDYSMANATGLFNLYNFDWEPVALDYAHITRTQLPPLVDTDAVIDGLTPVAASTLGLAPTTKIIMGASDGALSNLGVGADEPGVAAITIGTSGAVRVMTKQPYLDPEGRLFCYYVAPHHWIVGGPINNGGQVFRWVRDELFTTESQTARANQQDPYDQLTALAATVPVGAHGLLFHPYLSGERAPLWNADARGSLLGVTTTTTKADIARAVLEGIVMNLNTVLQLTAAAEPVHAIRATGGFARSSLWRQILTDVLGQPITIPASFESSCLAAAVIGLKALGHIDDLTAIHAMIGATETYQPNAANHQLYHQHQVVFDHVTAQLAPLYHEIATLNR
- the gnd gene encoding phosphogluconate dehydrogenase (NAD(+)-dependent, decarboxylating), translating into MKLGLIGLGKMGMNLALNMQDNGHTPVGMDLNPTNLSTASAHGLATATDLTNLLDQLPTPRIVWIMVPAGKATNSVIEQLAQTLSAGDIVLDGGNSHYQDSIRHGELLASHHINFLDVGTSGGQAGARHDGNFMIGGDPATFQVVEPLFKAIAAPDGYLYTGPVGSGHYLKMVHNGIEYGMMAAIGEGFDVLQHSQFTYDNAAVAKMWNNGSVIRSWLMGLAQDAFSKDGNLDDIKGVMHSSGEGRWTLDTALDQQVATPVIAMALMMRYRSETDDTFTGKVVAALRNEFGGHAVDHE
- a CDS encoding dihydrolipoyl dehydrogenase family protein — translated: MSEKFDVVYLGSGHGTFDGAIPLAARGKKVAVIEADLIGGTCPNRGCNAKITLDQPVALKNQVANFQGYGLRGEPTIDWQANFDHERDVIAGLPDMIAGLMTSAGVTLINGRGTFVDDHTIQVADKTYTADKIVIATGQHPHRLDIPGTELAHDSNDFLNLTTLPHHITVIGAGYIGLEFANMALTAGSQVTLLMRGDQALRQFHQPFVERLLAILVEQGLVLKREWVPTAIKSTGDHFEVLSADDKVTTDWILDATGRQPNTANLGLEKIGVDYTAAGITVDDHLQTSVAGIYASGDVLAKDQPKLTPTAIFESQYLTHLFMGDTNAPIKYPAIPSVVFTSPRLAQVGTLPTSDTHDIKVTVNDLKDDWFRQTTRDVTGHNLLVTDDQHRLIGAAELGEQAENTINTLLPAIQYQLTPAQREQLVTLFPSIGAAVWSAI